In a genomic window of Occallatibacter riparius:
- a CDS encoding GMC family oxidoreductase has protein sequence MLEVSPRKKVYDVCIIGSGAGGGTAAKILTEGGLSVVMLEAGPRLNPDTDFKEHVWPYQLEHRGVGVGGSLRGLLSEFMAPNGYWEVPGEPYTTAPGSSFRWFRSRIEGGRTNHWGRIALRFGPADFRPHSTDGMGDDWPITYEELAPYYDRVESYIGVFGSKENVPNAPDGVFMPPPKPRCTETLVKKACDKLHITCIPSRLAILTKPLNDRDACHYCAQCGRGCRTASNFSSSQVMIPPAAATGRLTMIANAMAREIVLGSSGKAEGVSYVDKTTKQEQRVYARAIVVAASACESARLLLNSRSSSFPNGLGNSSGVVGRYLTDSVGSDLVGHFPQLESMPAHNHDGVGGMHMYMPWWLFGQKNGFLRGYHIEFGGGRDMPGVGGFQGTCEAHEGYGVSLKQACRKDYGTYIGFNGRGEMIPNEKSFCEIDPSVKDQWGIPVLRFNFAWGENEIKMSEHMQKTFAEIIEAAGGTVVSFRRHAPPPASAGESHELRQQPAGRISEGGEIIHELGTVRMGNDPKTSALNRWCQAHDVKNVFVADAAPFVSNPDKNPTLSIMALSWRTSEYVLEQAKKGEL, from the coding sequence ATGCTGGAAGTTTCCCCGCGCAAGAAGGTATACGACGTCTGCATCATCGGCTCTGGCGCAGGAGGCGGAACGGCGGCGAAGATTCTCACGGAGGGTGGCCTCAGTGTTGTCATGCTCGAGGCGGGCCCGCGGCTAAATCCCGATACGGATTTCAAAGAGCACGTGTGGCCTTATCAGCTTGAGCACCGGGGGGTGGGTGTTGGCGGAAGCCTGCGCGGGCTTCTAAGCGAGTTCATGGCGCCGAACGGATACTGGGAGGTTCCAGGCGAGCCGTACACGACCGCCCCGGGCTCATCGTTTCGCTGGTTCCGCTCGCGGATCGAGGGCGGGCGCACGAATCACTGGGGGCGTATCGCTCTTCGGTTCGGGCCTGCGGATTTCCGGCCGCACTCGACAGATGGGATGGGTGATGACTGGCCCATCACGTACGAAGAGCTTGCTCCTTACTACGACAGGGTCGAGTCGTACATTGGGGTGTTCGGGTCGAAGGAGAATGTGCCGAACGCGCCGGACGGCGTGTTTATGCCGCCGCCCAAGCCACGCTGCACGGAAACGCTGGTCAAGAAGGCGTGCGACAAGCTGCACATCACGTGCATTCCATCGCGGCTCGCGATTCTGACGAAGCCGCTGAACGATCGCGATGCATGCCACTATTGCGCGCAGTGCGGGCGTGGATGCAGGACGGCTTCGAATTTCAGCTCGAGCCAGGTGATGATTCCGCCGGCCGCCGCAACGGGCAGGTTGACGATGATCGCCAACGCGATGGCGCGGGAGATCGTGCTTGGTTCGAGTGGCAAGGCAGAGGGCGTCTCATATGTCGACAAGACGACGAAACAGGAGCAGCGCGTGTATGCCCGTGCGATTGTGGTTGCGGCGAGTGCGTGCGAATCGGCGCGGCTGCTGCTCAACTCGCGGTCGTCGAGTTTTCCGAATGGGCTGGGGAATTCATCGGGTGTGGTGGGCCGGTATTTGACGGACTCCGTTGGAAGCGATCTCGTTGGGCACTTTCCGCAGCTTGAGAGCATGCCTGCGCACAATCACGACGGCGTAGGCGGCATGCACATGTACATGCCGTGGTGGCTCTTCGGACAGAAGAACGGGTTCCTGCGTGGGTATCACATCGAGTTTGGCGGCGGGCGCGATATGCCCGGTGTGGGTGGATTTCAAGGCACGTGTGAAGCGCACGAGGGCTACGGTGTGAGCTTGAAGCAGGCGTGCCGCAAGGACTACGGAACGTACATCGGATTCAACGGGCGCGGCGAGATGATCCCGAATGAGAAGTCGTTCTGCGAGATTGATCCGAGTGTGAAGGACCAGTGGGGGATCCCGGTTCTTCGCTTCAACTTTGCGTGGGGCGAGAACGAGATCAAGATGTCGGAGCACATGCAGAAGACCTTCGCGGAGATTATTGAAGCGGCGGGCGGGACGGTCGTTTCGTTTCGCAGGCATGCTCCGCCGCCAGCCAGCGCGGGCGAGAGTCACGAGTTGCGGCAACAACCGGCGGGCAGGATCTCAGAGGGTGGCGAGATCATTCATGAGCTTGGCACGGTGCGCATGGGGAATGATCCGAAAACATCGGCACTGAACCGGTGGTGCCAGGCTCATGACGTGAAGAACGTCTTCGTTGCGGATGCGGCGCCGTTTGTGTCGAACCCCGATAAGAATCCGACGCTTTCGATCATGGCGCTCTCGTGGCGGACGTCGGAGTATGTGCTGGAGCAGGCGAAGAAAGGAGAGCTGTGA
- a CDS encoding gluconate 2-dehydrogenase subunit 3 family protein produces the protein MTLDPVSRRAVLKSLTMSVAAGSVLRVIPAQAAEHAHHAIEAEKAAGAYTPKFFDAQGYKTLQALSDAILPPDADSGGAVEGGAPEFIDLLASENTEYQAELGGFLRWLDATCTSRYGKPWIDCTKGQQTEILDQVAYRKNAEQDPSLEKPIAGFAFLRNFVADGFFTSKIGIRYLGYKGNTYLTEFPGCPPVPGV, from the coding sequence ATGACGCTCGATCCTGTTTCGCGCCGCGCGGTTCTGAAGTCGCTGACGATGAGTGTTGCCGCCGGGTCGGTGCTGCGGGTGATTCCTGCACAGGCGGCGGAGCACGCTCACCACGCCATTGAGGCGGAGAAGGCCGCGGGAGCTTACACGCCGAAGTTTTTCGACGCCCAGGGATACAAGACGCTGCAGGCTTTGTCGGATGCGATCCTTCCGCCGGATGCCGATTCAGGTGGCGCGGTGGAGGGCGGCGCGCCGGAGTTCATCGATCTGCTTGCGAGCGAGAATACCGAATATCAGGCAGAGCTTGGAGGGTTTCTGCGGTGGCTCGATGCTACTTGCACGAGCCGCTACGGCAAGCCGTGGATCGACTGCACCAAGGGCCAGCAGACGGAGATCCTTGACCAGGTGGCTTACCGCAAGAACGCAGAGCAAGACCCCAGCCTGGAGAAGCCAATTGCCGGGTTCGCGTTCCTGCGGAACTTTGTGGCGGATGGGTTCTTCACCAGCAAGATCGGTATTCGATACCTCGGGTACAAGGGGAATACCTACCTGACGGAGTTTCCGGGATGCCCGCCGGTGCCGGGGGTTTAG
- a CDS encoding alkaline phosphatase family protein, translating to MKFVSPMAGLALGVCLAAVSAGAQEGPREIKHVFVIAMENHNWTQPNGNVGATSGIQQIYGNPACPFINSLVNGTAQTNIDGQLVNISQHVAYANAYHNVLATPSGNNPHIHPSEPNYLWAEAGTNFGVANDNDPYSPKGPTVQTTHQHLATLLAKAGHSWRSYQEDIDLQTNAGGNLVNVPLPRNQWTVPLSSHSGSFDPTSPLNEYNDTLQYNYAAKHNPMVFFTDTNGNGNPVSPDAQQYAPMQQLAFDLAHDRVADYNWITPDQYNDQHSGLKTGFAGLTGDAATLKAGDNALARLVPMIMASKAYKDGGAIVLWWDESENDGDPGDNGDDFNHTVPEIVISNLARANEGGMPYASTVDLTHSSDLKTWQEVFHVGPLLGDAATPGTNDLSDLFAPGVIPTHVGGDHGDH from the coding sequence ATGAAGTTTGTTAGCCCAATGGCAGGGCTTGCCCTCGGCGTGTGTCTCGCAGCTGTGTCGGCCGGCGCCCAGGAAGGTCCGCGCGAGATCAAGCACGTGTTTGTGATAGCCATGGAGAACCACAACTGGACGCAGCCCAACGGCAATGTGGGCGCCACCAGTGGCATTCAACAGATCTACGGCAACCCCGCATGCCCCTTCATCAACAGCCTGGTGAACGGAACGGCGCAGACCAATATCGATGGTCAGCTGGTGAACATCAGCCAGCATGTGGCTTATGCGAACGCGTACCATAACGTGCTGGCGACGCCGAGCGGAAACAATCCGCACATTCATCCTTCGGAACCCAACTACCTGTGGGCCGAGGCAGGAACGAACTTCGGCGTAGCGAACGATAACGATCCCTATTCGCCCAAAGGGCCGACGGTGCAGACCACACACCAGCATCTGGCAACGCTGCTGGCGAAGGCGGGGCATAGCTGGCGGTCGTACCAAGAGGATATCGACCTGCAGACGAATGCGGGCGGGAACCTGGTGAATGTGCCGCTGCCGCGCAACCAGTGGACGGTGCCGCTGAGCAGCCACTCAGGGAGCTTCGACCCGACGAGCCCGCTGAACGAGTACAACGACACACTGCAGTACAACTATGCAGCGAAGCACAACCCGATGGTGTTCTTCACGGACACGAACGGCAATGGCAACCCGGTGAGCCCGGACGCGCAGCAGTATGCTCCGATGCAGCAGTTGGCGTTCGATCTCGCGCATGATCGCGTGGCCGATTACAACTGGATTACGCCGGACCAGTACAACGACCAGCACAGCGGCTTGAAGACTGGTTTTGCTGGACTGACGGGTGACGCAGCGACGCTCAAGGCAGGCGACAACGCGCTGGCGCGGCTGGTTCCGATGATCATGGCGTCGAAGGCGTATAAGGATGGCGGCGCGATCGTCCTTTGGTGGGACGAGTCGGAGAACGATGGTGACCCTGGCGATAACGGCGATGACTTCAACCACACTGTTCCGGAGATCGTGATTTCGAACCTGGCGCGCGCGAACGAGGGCGGGATGCCCTATGCGAGCACGGTGGATCTGACGCATTCCTCGGATCTGAAGACGTGGCAGGAGGTGTTCCATGTGGGTCCGCTGCTGGGTGATGCGGCGACGCCGGGGACGAACGATCTGTCAGACCTGTTTGCGCCGGGAGTGATACCGACGCATGTGGGTGGGGATCACGGCGATCACTAA
- a CDS encoding TspO/MBR family protein codes for MRAASLVFLILLCQGIGILGARWTAPEIPAWYSTLTKPSFNPPSWIFGPVWTLLYLLMAIAAWRIVHTPASTDRTAALAVFAIQLALNLLWSWIFFRHHALGAALVEVICLWLTIAVSAILFARIDSIAAWLLTPYLAWTAFASLLNGAIWRLNK; via the coding sequence ATGCGCGCAGCCAGTCTCGTCTTCCTGATCCTCCTCTGCCAGGGCATTGGCATCCTCGGCGCCCGTTGGACCGCGCCCGAGATCCCGGCCTGGTACAGTACCCTAACCAAGCCCTCCTTCAACCCGCCGTCGTGGATCTTCGGCCCGGTCTGGACGCTCCTTTACCTCCTGATGGCCATCGCAGCCTGGCGCATCGTCCATACGCCCGCGTCCACAGACCGCACAGCCGCGCTCGCGGTCTTCGCAATTCAGCTCGCCCTCAATCTCCTCTGGTCCTGGATCTTCTTCCGTCATCACGCACTGGGGGCGGCCCTTGTCGAGGTCATCTGCCTCTGGCTGACCATCGCCGTCAGCGCGATCCTGTTCGCCCGCATCGACTCCATTGCCGCCTGGCTCCTCACCCCTTATCTCGCGTGGACGGCGTTCGCAAGCCTTCTGAACGGTGCTATCTGGCGCCTCAATAAATAG
- the thrS gene encoding threonine--tRNA ligase — protein MSKSNIAIHLPDGSVREVPAGTTPLDVANSISPRLAGASVVARITPLVAVTASGETKKEESAAANAPAEAAMYAAEDKSAPRLVDLATPLNEDVKLELVTEKDPEALKVVRHSAAHVLATAVLELFPETKLGHGPATDSGFFYDFYREKPFTPDDLAAIEKKMAEVVARDEKFQREYEPREEALAEFERDGDFMKTHFVTRFTEPGSQVSFYRNGKFVDFCRGPHVPSTGRVKAVKVTNLAGAYWLGDEKNPQLQRIYGTAFFSKKEMDEHFARLEEAAKRDHRLLGKQLDLFSIQEVAGAGLIFWHPKGGIIRKVMEDWMRDECLKRGYQMVFTPHVMRRHLWEISGHEGFYSANMYTPMELDDAEYRLKPMNCPGHILIYKNSPKSYRDLPQRYAELGNVYRYERSGTMHGLLRVRGFTQDDAHIFCTPQQIEDEMDGCIDFAEAVLKTFGFAEYRVELSAHDPSKPGEFVGKQEDWIHAEEALDRVLTRRGLTYKKIPGEGAFYGPKIDFKLVDVLGRLWQLSTVQFDFNLPARFELEYVGEDGERHQPVMVHRALFGSVERFFGVLIEHYAGAFPLWLAPVQIGLVPISERHSEYAAKVEAELKAAGFRVETDLRNEKMNAKIRDFANQKVPYILVFGDKEQEANAVSVRTRGKGDQGSMPLSDFLLKARAIAETKSMEL, from the coding sequence ATGAGCAAGTCGAACATCGCTATACATCTGCCGGACGGTTCGGTCCGGGAAGTGCCTGCGGGCACGACGCCTCTCGACGTCGCCAACTCGATCTCGCCGCGGCTCGCTGGTGCGAGCGTGGTGGCACGGATCACTCCGCTGGTGGCTGTGACTGCTTCCGGTGAGACGAAGAAAGAGGAATCGGCTGCGGCGAACGCGCCGGCGGAGGCCGCGATGTACGCGGCTGAGGACAAGTCGGCTCCGCGCCTGGTCGACCTGGCGACTCCGCTGAACGAGGATGTAAAGCTGGAACTCGTGACGGAGAAGGATCCGGAGGCGCTGAAGGTGGTGCGCCACTCGGCCGCGCACGTGCTGGCGACGGCGGTGCTGGAGCTGTTTCCGGAGACGAAGCTGGGGCACGGGCCGGCCACGGACTCGGGATTCTTCTACGATTTTTATCGCGAGAAGCCGTTCACGCCGGATGACCTTGCGGCCATAGAGAAAAAGATGGCCGAAGTGGTAGCGCGCGACGAGAAGTTCCAGCGCGAGTATGAGCCGCGTGAAGAGGCCCTGGCCGAATTCGAGCGGGATGGCGACTTCATGAAGACGCACTTTGTGACGCGGTTCACCGAGCCGGGGTCGCAGGTGAGCTTCTACCGCAATGGGAAGTTTGTGGACTTCTGCCGCGGGCCGCACGTGCCGTCGACCGGGCGCGTGAAGGCGGTGAAGGTGACGAACCTGGCCGGCGCTTACTGGCTGGGGGATGAGAAGAATCCGCAGTTGCAAAGGATCTACGGGACGGCGTTCTTTTCCAAGAAAGAGATGGACGAGCACTTCGCGCGGCTGGAAGAGGCTGCAAAGCGCGACCATCGCCTGCTGGGTAAGCAGTTGGATCTGTTTTCGATCCAGGAAGTAGCGGGCGCGGGGCTGATCTTCTGGCATCCCAAGGGCGGCATCATCCGCAAGGTAATGGAAGACTGGATGCGCGACGAATGCCTTAAGCGGGGCTACCAGATGGTATTCACGCCGCACGTGATGCGCCGGCATTTGTGGGAGATCAGCGGGCACGAGGGGTTCTACTCGGCCAACATGTACACGCCGATGGAACTGGATGATGCCGAGTATCGGCTGAAGCCGATGAATTGCCCGGGTCACATTCTGATCTACAAGAATTCGCCGAAGAGTTATCGCGACCTGCCGCAGAGGTATGCGGAATTGGGTAACGTGTATCGCTACGAGCGCTCGGGCACGATGCACGGGCTGCTGCGCGTGCGCGGCTTTACGCAGGACGATGCGCACATCTTCTGCACGCCGCAGCAGATTGAAGACGAGATGGACGGCTGTATCGACTTTGCTGAAGCTGTACTGAAGACCTTTGGCTTCGCCGAATATCGAGTGGAGCTCTCCGCGCATGATCCCAGCAAGCCCGGCGAGTTCGTGGGCAAGCAGGAAGACTGGATCCATGCGGAAGAGGCGCTCGATAGGGTGCTTACTCGCCGCGGCCTCACGTATAAGAAGATCCCCGGCGAAGGCGCATTCTACGGGCCGAAGATCGACTTCAAGCTGGTGGATGTGCTGGGGCGGTTGTGGCAGCTATCGACGGTGCAGTTCGATTTCAATTTGCCGGCGCGATTCGAGCTCGAATATGTGGGCGAAGACGGCGAGCGGCATCAGCCGGTGATGGTGCACAGGGCGCTGTTCGGCAGCGTGGAGCGGTTCTTCGGCGTGCTGATTGAGCACTACGCCGGGGCGTTTCCGCTTTGGCTGGCGCCGGTGCAGATCGGCCTGGTGCCGATCAGCGAGCGGCATTCTGAGTACGCTGCGAAGGTTGAGGCAGAGCTCAAGGCTGCGGGATTCCGGGTTGAAACGGATCTGCGCAACGAGAAGATGAATGCGAAGATTCGGGACTTCGCGAATCAGAAGGTGCCGTACATCCTGGTCTTCGGCGACAAGGAGCAGGAGGCGAACGCAGTCAGCGTGAGAACCAGGGGCAAGGGCGACCAGGGATCGATGCCGCTGAGTGATTTCCTGCTGAAGGCGAGAGCGATTGCGGAGACGAAGTCGATGGAGTTGTAG
- the ggt gene encoding gamma-glutamyltransferase → MISRRALFPAAAGFLACLSSLNSFAQQPANVLAWRGEQPVRAKHGMVVSVHHAASDAGLEILRAGGNAVDAAVATGFALAVVHPAAGNLGGGGFLLLRTHDGRTTFIDYREKAPLAATETMYQDAHGDVLPETSLQSSVLGYHAIGTPGSVAGMVYAERKYGKLGLAKVIAPAIRLASDGFVLTDEEAGELRDDDLTKFPDSRRIFQRNGNYYKAGETFRQPELARTLQRIAANPDDFYRGKMAQELVADLKKGGALLTLQDLAQYNVVERRPIIGDFHNFTVISAPPPSSGGIVVLSALNILEGYDLTKLGDRTPQTLHLITEAWRRAFMDRAQYLGDPDFNTIPTAQLIGQKYAAAWRAGISPIHATPSADLKRPPGFLPQPPTTAGHYRESNDTTHYSVVDSEGNAVAVTTTLNNSFGSAVTSGTLGILLNDEMDDFAAKQGVPNMYGLIQGPANAIAPGKRPLSAMTPTIVLENGKLRYVLGSPGGPRIITTVGNILLSVAQGGLNIQQAVDAPRFHHQYLPDELYLEPGFSRDTLDALKKMGYSVNVKDGHWSNGECIAIDPSTGELLGGQDHRSHYGKAAGY, encoded by the coding sequence ATGATCTCTCGTCGTGCGCTTTTCCCCGCAGCAGCAGGCTTTCTTGCCTGCCTGTCATCCCTCAACAGCTTCGCACAGCAGCCCGCTAACGTTCTCGCGTGGCGCGGCGAGCAGCCCGTTCGCGCGAAGCACGGCATGGTGGTCAGCGTACACCATGCCGCGTCAGACGCCGGACTCGAAATCCTCCGGGCTGGTGGCAATGCTGTCGACGCGGCCGTGGCCACCGGCTTCGCGCTCGCGGTCGTTCACCCCGCAGCAGGCAATCTCGGCGGCGGCGGATTCCTCCTCCTTCGCACCCACGACGGCCGCACCACCTTCATCGACTACCGAGAAAAAGCTCCCCTCGCCGCCACTGAAACCATGTACCAGGACGCCCACGGCGATGTCCTGCCCGAGACCAGTCTCCAGTCCAGCGTCCTGGGTTATCACGCCATCGGCACACCCGGCTCCGTCGCCGGCATGGTCTACGCCGAGCGGAAGTACGGCAAGCTGGGCCTCGCCAAAGTCATCGCGCCCGCCATTCGCCTTGCCTCCGACGGGTTCGTCCTCACCGACGAAGAAGCCGGCGAGCTCCGCGACGATGACTTGACCAAATTTCCCGACTCACGCCGCATCTTCCAGCGCAACGGCAACTACTACAAGGCCGGCGAGACCTTCCGCCAACCCGAACTCGCCCGCACCCTCCAGCGCATCGCCGCCAATCCTGACGACTTCTACCGCGGCAAGATGGCGCAGGAACTGGTCGCCGATCTCAAGAAGGGCGGCGCACTACTCACGCTCCAGGATCTCGCGCAATACAACGTGGTCGAGCGCCGTCCCATCATCGGTGACTTCCACAACTTCACCGTCATCAGCGCCCCGCCTCCCAGCTCCGGCGGAATTGTCGTGCTCAGCGCGCTCAACATCCTCGAGGGCTACGACCTAACCAAACTCGGCGATCGCACGCCCCAAACTCTGCACCTCATCACGGAAGCCTGGCGCCGCGCCTTCATGGATCGCGCTCAGTATCTCGGTGACCCTGATTTCAACACGATTCCCACCGCCCAGCTCATCGGGCAGAAATACGCCGCGGCATGGCGCGCCGGCATATCACCCATCCACGCCACACCCAGCGCCGATCTCAAGCGCCCTCCTGGCTTCCTGCCTCAGCCGCCCACCACCGCCGGTCATTACCGCGAATCGAACGACACCACGCACTACTCCGTCGTCGACAGCGAGGGCAACGCCGTAGCCGTCACCACCACGCTCAACAACAGCTTCGGCTCGGCTGTGACCTCGGGAACGCTCGGCATTCTGCTCAACGATGAGATGGATGACTTCGCCGCCAAGCAGGGCGTGCCCAACATGTACGGACTCATCCAGGGTCCTGCCAACGCCATCGCTCCCGGCAAGCGCCCTCTCAGCGCCATGACACCGACGATTGTTCTCGAAAATGGCAAGCTGCGGTATGTGCTCGGCTCGCCCGGCGGCCCGCGCATCATCACCACCGTCGGAAACATTCTGCTGTCAGTAGCCCAGGGGGGACTCAACATTCAGCAGGCAGTCGACGCGCCGCGCTTCCATCACCAGTACCTGCCCGATGAGCTCTACCTCGAGCCCGGCTTCAGTCGCGACACACTAGATGCACTGAAGAAAATGGGATACTCCGTCAACGTAAAGGACGGCCACTGGTCCAACGGCGAATGCATCGCAATCGATCCCTCTACCGGCGAACTCCTCGGCGGCCAGGACCACCGCAGCCACTACGGAAAGGCCGCCGGCTACTAA
- a CDS encoding cupin domain-containing protein: MLTRRDALVAVIAAAVTAGGFAVAQSGTAKGSWVINWDDVPAKTTESGSVRSLYNGPTATLKNLDVHITTLNPGGAPHPPHKHPNEEMLIIKSGTVEALINGEWKKVGPGGVIFLASDIFHGVRNVGKEPAVYHVIGFKTADTPAGQAVTMK; encoded by the coding sequence ATGTTGACGCGTAGAGATGCATTGGTGGCGGTGATTGCGGCGGCGGTAACGGCCGGCGGTTTTGCTGTGGCGCAGAGCGGGACCGCAAAGGGCTCGTGGGTGATCAACTGGGATGATGTGCCGGCGAAGACGACGGAGTCTGGCTCGGTGCGCTCGCTCTACAACGGGCCCACGGCGACGCTGAAGAACCTGGATGTGCATATCACTACGTTGAATCCGGGTGGCGCGCCGCACCCGCCGCATAAGCATCCCAACGAGGAGATGCTGATCATCAAGTCAGGCACTGTGGAGGCGCTGATCAACGGCGAGTGGAAGAAGGTGGGCCCCGGCGGTGTGATCTTCCTGGCGTCGGATATCTTTCATGGCGTGCGCAATGTGGGGAAGGAGCCGGCGGTATATCACGTGATCGGGTTCAAGACGGCGGATACGCCAGCGGGGCAGGCGGTGACGATGAAGTAG
- a CDS encoding Nif3-like dinuclear metal center hexameric protein — translation MYRRMLTYAASFIALLVLCIASSAQTLGRLTAEEIMQRVIAATGATVPANTVDTLKAGDPNTVVTGIATTFMDTYAVLQQAVAQRKNLIITHEPTFYNHLDDRTPLAGDPVLQQKLAYIRDHHLVVWRFHDTWHLRQPDGVLTGMVTQFAWQRYQDAANPHLFTLKPTTVKAVAADLQARTRARVLRIVGDPHLRVTGVALYPGASGSAKQIKALELENVQLLVAGEAQEWETVPYVQDAAAEGRPKALILLGHEVSEEAGMEECAHWIQTLFPKIPSRSFQQENRFARFKTDSRAPRQQHHLRIDRYAWFQKRTSRACASGLTQVSFSSEGVPPTTRGLTHHLIFPLNRSSRQSFVASGN, via the coding sequence GTGTATCGCAGAATGCTGACGTATGCTGCTTCCTTCATAGCGCTTCTCGTGCTTTGCATCGCCTCTAGCGCGCAGACTCTCGGCCGCCTGACGGCCGAGGAGATCATGCAGCGCGTGATCGCTGCGACGGGCGCCACAGTGCCTGCCAACACAGTCGACACGCTGAAGGCTGGGGACCCCAACACAGTGGTAACCGGCATCGCCACCACCTTCATGGACACCTACGCGGTCCTGCAGCAGGCCGTGGCCCAACGCAAGAACCTCATCATCACGCACGAGCCTACCTTCTATAACCATCTCGACGATCGAACCCCTCTCGCCGGCGATCCTGTGCTTCAGCAGAAACTCGCCTACATTCGCGACCACCACCTGGTCGTTTGGCGTTTCCATGACACGTGGCACCTGCGCCAGCCGGATGGCGTTCTCACCGGAATGGTGACCCAATTCGCATGGCAGCGCTATCAGGACGCGGCGAATCCGCACCTGTTCACGTTGAAACCGACCACTGTAAAGGCCGTCGCCGCTGATCTTCAGGCACGCACACGCGCACGCGTCCTCCGCATCGTCGGCGACCCGCATCTGCGCGTCACTGGTGTCGCGCTCTATCCCGGCGCCTCAGGATCAGCCAAGCAGATCAAGGCTCTTGAATTGGAGAATGTGCAATTGCTGGTCGCCGGCGAAGCTCAGGAATGGGAGACCGTACCCTACGTGCAGGACGCAGCTGCCGAAGGTCGTCCAAAAGCTCTCATCTTGCTCGGCCATGAAGTCTCAGAGGAGGCCGGCATGGAAGAGTGCGCACACTGGATTCAGACGCTCTTCCCGAAGATCCCGTCGCGTTCCTTCCAGCAGGAGAACCGTTTCGCACGGTTCAAGACCGATAGCCGTGCCCCAAGGCAACAGCATCATCTGCGAATCGACCGATACGCCTGGTTCCAAAAGCGCACGAGTCGCGCGTGCGCTTCAGGGCTCACCCAAGTCTCGTTCTCATCTGAAGGAGTACCTCCAACAACAAGAGGTTTGACCCACCACCTGATCTTCCCCCTCAACCGTTCGTCGAGACAGAGCTTCGTTGCGTCTGGCAATTGA
- a CDS encoding VOC family protein: METHSTVIPALRYQDAHAAIDWLCNVLGFTRHAVYPGPDNTVGHAELTLNGGMIMVGSHREDDYGRGFKSPGELGNIETRSSYIVVKDAEAVWHRAQSAGAQIVRPFQATDYGSHEFTIKDPEGHSWSIGTYDPWATHSM; encoded by the coding sequence ATGGAAACCCATTCCACTGTCATTCCCGCCCTGCGTTATCAAGATGCCCACGCCGCCATCGACTGGCTTTGCAACGTGCTCGGATTCACGCGCCACGCGGTCTATCCCGGACCCGACAACACTGTGGGCCATGCCGAGCTGACCCTGAACGGCGGCATGATCATGGTCGGTTCTCACAGAGAAGACGATTACGGCAGGGGCTTCAAATCGCCGGGCGAACTTGGAAACATCGAGACCCGCAGCAGCTACATCGTCGTCAAAGACGCCGAGGCCGTATGGCATCGCGCCCAGTCCGCCGGAGCCCAGATCGTCCGTCCTTTCCAGGCCACCGACTATGGCAGCCACGAGTTCACCATCAAGGATCCCGAAGGCCACTCCTGGTCGATAGGCACCTACGATCCGTGGGCCACACACAGCATGTGA